From Amycolatopsis sp. WQ 127309:
CTGGCTGAGCAGCTCGCGCAGCCGCGCGGTGGCCTCGGATTCGTGCGGGGTGATCGGGTTCACCGGCAGCCTCCCTCAATCGGGAGGCGCCCTTGGGTGGTTGGTCCCGGCCGAGCGTGGCGGGCCCCCTGGCCCGTTGCAGCGCCTCTCGGCCTTCGATCCAGGGTACTGGAACCCCGGCCCGGCACACCATCCCGCCCCACGGGTCCGTCCACTGGCTGGGACGCCACCCACGCGCGTCCACAATGGATCGTCGGCTCCACTCGCCACCACCCCGTTCCGACCGGCCGTTCCCGGGCTCACCCACTATGACCCGGCGAACGTCGGCGCTCTGCTCCCCGTCTGCTTACCCGGGCGGCGTCCATCAACACTCGATCGACGCTCAATCCGGTCACGCACCGTGCGCACAGGTATACCGAACGCGAGATCTGCCGTCCCCGCCGGTCCCGCGATGCGGGACGAAGGCCGCTTGAAAACTGAAACACGTTCTAATACAGTCCCTCGCGTGGACTACGGAATCGTGCTGTTCACCAGCGACCGAGGCATCACCCCGGCGGCCGCGGCGCAGGCCGCGGAAGCCGCGGGGTTCGCCACCTTCTACGTGCCCGAGCACACGCACATCCCGGTGAAACGCGAGTCACCGCACCCGCGCACCGGGGACGCGTCCCTGCCCGACGACCGGTACAGCCGCACGCTCGACCCGTGGGTGGCCCTGGCGACGGCCGCGACGGTCACCGAGCGGATCCGCCTCTCGACGGCGGTGGCCCTGCCGGTCGAGAGCGACCCGATCACGCTCGCCAAGACGATCGCCAGCCTCGACCACCTCTCGGGCGGGCGCGTCACGCTCGGCACCGGGTTCGGCTGGAACGTCGACGAGCTGACCGACCACGGTGTGCCCGGCAACCGCCGCCGCAGCGCCCTGCGCGAGTACCTCGAGGCGATGAGTGCACTGTGGACGGAGGAAGAAGCTTCCTACGACGGGGAGTTCGTCTCGTTCGGCCCCAGCTGGGCGTGGCCGAAACCGGTCCAGGCGCACATCCCGGTCCTGCTCGGCGCGGGCCCGACGGAGAAGACGTTCCGCTGGATCGCCCGCCACGCGGAC
This genomic window contains:
- a CDS encoding LLM class F420-dependent oxidoreductase; translated protein: MDYGIVLFTSDRGITPAAAAQAAEAAGFATFYVPEHTHIPVKRESPHPRTGDASLPDDRYSRTLDPWVALATAATVTERIRLSTAVALPVESDPITLAKTIASLDHLSGGRVTLGTGFGWNVDELTDHGVPGNRRRSALREYLEAMSALWTEEEASYDGEFVSFGPSWAWPKPVQAHIPVLLGAGPTEKTFRWIARHADGWITTPADTDLDGHVALLKEIWRDEGRSGAPSIHALGERPDRPRLAHLDALGVTEVIFGLPDRSPGEVSAWIGRLAGKLGLATAPAL